ATATTAGCACGGCTGTCATATATACCACGTCGCAGCCAGAGAGTGGCTAATTACATAGCAGTCTCCAGCTCCATAGGCTGTAGTGCTTACTAGGTAAGAGGTAACTTGAGGCAGCTAGACTTGTGAAGCTATGTCACGTGATTCACCATGTACCGGGCGAGCGAGGCGAAGTCAGGGGTGGTTGAGGTGAGACCGGTGATGGCTCACTGGAAGGAGAGCGACATCTGGGCCATGAAGAGGTTGATGACGTCCAGGTagagggagatggcggcgaccACGTACTCGTTGTAGGTGTGGCGCTTGAGCAGCATGTGGGTGTCGAAGATGATGAAGCCCGAGAACACGATGGTACCCAGGAACCCGTAGATGGTGATGCCGACCCTTCCAAGCGGGAAGAAGACCTGCGAGGTCCAGTGGTTTGCAATATTATTACACTGTGAGatagtggggggggggggggggggcgcttgATTTGTTGACAAAGAGGGAGATGGCGTGTTGTTGTCCGGCATGCAGGCGAACCTGGATGATGAGGTACACCAGCAGCACGTTGAGGCAGGTGAACAGGAAGGGGAACATGAAGGTGAAGTCGTAGCCCTTCTTCACAGCCCAGAAGGTGAAGAGGGTGAGCCCCAGAACAGCAGCTGCAGTGAGGATGGCAGACTGCAGAACCACTCTGCCTGTAGACATGACACAATATTTGCACTCCGTCAGCCATaacaatgacaaaaaaaaaatacacagtTTCTTAAAGCATCAATTGGAGTACGGCAGAAGGAAGTAATTTTTTAAAGTAATTAAAAACGTTTTAAATGCCTGAAAGTTGGACAGATAAAAGATTTATTAGCATCTAGAAACTGAGAGAAGGGAGCTGGATTTATTTCAGATCTATAGTTGTCCAATATAAAAACATAGTGCCATGGATTTCACCACAATAGAAGGACTGCATCAAAATTGCATGAGTAAGGTCCAATCTGTATCTAGAACCAATCAGAATAAAGCTGTATTAAATTCAGAACGACAATCCTTTAACATAAGAAATGTGGGATACTTGGATTTTGTCGCAACAAAAACATAAGCATTCAGCACTTCAACTCAATGAAACAAATATAATATAGCCCAAGACTCGAAGACGAAAGATAAAGTGAGGGTTCCGCAGGATGATCTGGACCCAGTTATTCGATCACAAAGTAGTTAAGAAAAACCTATAGAGATCATGTAACAAAGACCAACTCATGCAAAGGAGTGATTGCGCAGACAGATCTTTAACAGTAGATAGCACACGCCAATACGTAAAAACTGAGTTTTGATTACGCTAAAGATAACTGTTGCGCAAGTCACCCAAATGATGCCACAAGAATGAAACAGGACATGTTAATGGACTCGGACACTCAGCACAGGACACTGATCATTGCAAACAATTACTCTGCATAGGGACAACAATAAGAAATGTAAGAAATTAACCATGCAAATTGCAAACGTTGCAGGAGCTGTCCATACAGAAAACCGTTTACGTAGGCAAACAAGACCTTGCCATGCACAAATAGTACATACATCTATATGGCACAGTCACAGGATTTGGTTAAAAAACATTGACCCCAAGCCGATACCCATCTTACCACTGCCAACAACTAAATAAGTAAATATAAGGTGAAATTCTACTGAAAGCTACAACATCAAAATTCtaccctgatttttttttgcagggaaCAGAGTAACTTAAACATTTATTGGATGAAACCAAAGGAATATCATAATTTGACAGGTGATACAGACACGATCCAGAGGATACAGTCATATATCGGTCACTCCgtgcaaaaggaaaaaagaggcGCCCCTCTTGTTCTCTACCTCAGGTCCTCAATCACCCAAGAGCCCCAAATGTGCTCTGTTCAACACAACAATCTAAATGACAGCTGCTGCATTTCCCCAAAAAAAGTGCAGGATCAGACATCCCCGACAATCCATCCCACCGAAAAAAAACGTGGTGTAAACCAACAGACACCAGATCGGAAGCAGATGATCACTAATTGGGCCTAGAAACCACCAGAATTTCACAACCCCTTCACTTGATCTAACAACATCACAGCAGAAAACGAGGAAGGGGAGACGGGGGGATCAGGGTTCCCGTACCGACGCTGCTGGAGGTGGTGACGGCGATGCTGAGGCTGCAGCAGAGCGTGAAGACGCCGAGCAGCACCAGGTTCCTGGGATGCTTCTCCCGGTACTTCATCATGGGGAACATCACTGCACAGCACAGAATAATCACAGATCAACCGCACCCAGTGTCAGTAGAATTTCCCATCGCAAGTAAACCAAAACAGGGGCGATCGATACCctaggaaggggaaggggaaagcGGGTAGTGCACCGTACCGACGAGCGGCGAGACGAGGATCACGATGAAGACGGGCcagacggcggcggggggccCGGAGGTGAAGAAGCGCGGGACGGCGCGGACGAGGCAGGCCGCGACGGAGACCGCCGCCGTGACCGCGAACTGCAGGGAGAGGATGGCGTAGACCTTGCGCACGAACGCCCACCGCAGCCgcgggtcctcctcctccgccaccttcttcgcctccaccgccgccgccggggccggggccttggccttctccgcctccgccgccgccgccgccgtagcggcggcgccggcgggcacgCCCGCCTCGAGGTCGGCGTCCTGGGGCTTTGACATTGCGGGGCGATCGGCCTAGGGTTCGCGCTGCGCAGTGGGGTTTTCCGGGGGGAGTGGactggagagggaggggatcGCGGATTCGCGGGGAAGACGAAGCCGGTGGGGAAAGGCGGCGCTATATACCGGGCGCGTCTCGCCGACGCGCGGGCCCGAGGCTCCCGGTCCACATGGCAGCGAGCGGCGCCGAGAAGCCTTCCCGGCTGCGGGGCCCCCGGGAGCGGACGCGTGTCGAGCGCCCACCGGTGGAGGGCAGATACGGTCGCGGCGACTGGTGAGGCCAGACGTTGTTGACCTGGGACCCACGGTCAGCGAGACGTCGCTCGAAACCTTGGGCGGGTGGGGGAGTGGTTTGGGTCACTGGGTGGGCTGCGGGCCTGCTGCGGCTGATTGGATTCGATTCGGTCGAGCAGGTGGGCCCACCGGGGGTCTGCCGGGACCTCGTGCCAGTGGGAAGGGGAGGGAAGTGGGGGCCCGCCCGGCACATGCGCGGGTCattgggagagggaggaggagacgcgTGGTGGCCGGTGGAATGGTGGGTAGTGGCTGCCGATTCACCGGTTGCTTTGCCTTGCATCGCTTCTGACGCTTCCTCTCGTCCTTTTTCATTCGACGAGGGGTATAAGAAATCTCACAGCACATTTCAcgtgattttcttttctttttcttattagTGTTTAATTGGAGCTAGTTATAAAACTTACAGCACATTTCACGTGATAAGTTTTATTTGGAACGCATGAATTTTATGAGAAAAATAGTTTAGTCTCCACGGGAATTGGTAGGGTACGGGGAATAACTTTGCTAAGCGCTTAGATCAAATGTTTGGAAAAGTGCAATGGAGAAGAGTGGAGGACCAGAGAAGGTGTGACATGACGTGACTTGCGGCAGTCGGTGTAAACTCATAGGTTGTGGTGGTGGGTGGGTTGTTATGGATCATTTGATTCTTCTGCACTCAAGATAATTCAACTAAGGGTACATTCCACTTCCATCCCCGTTTTGCACATCTTTTCTTCTTCGTGTCGGTGTTTATGGATCGGATATGACATAAAAAATACATGCAGTTTATATCTGTGATGTACTAGGAAAATATAATGCATGAAAAATGGATTTGGAACCTGTTGTAGCTTAGTTTTTTTAACAAAACCTTGTTTCTCACACTTAACTAACTTTAAGCTAGGAAAAACCTGTCTCCAATTTGGTGAGTTTTTACAGGCTACCAAAGTGCCGGAGTGATACAAGAGGGTAGGGGGAggggtgggaggaggaggaggaggaaacgTTCACAGGGCGTCTATGAAACACACAGAGCTTGGCACCTCTCCTCCAGAGGGGAGGTGTCGATGCGCCGAGGAGCACGGTGAGCCCAGAGAAAGGCATGCTCCTAGGCCGCCGTGGCAATACCGGCGATGGGTTGCGCGATGGAGTCGAAGACCATCTTGTTCCAGGTCTTCCAGACCACCGAGAGGAGCAGCAGAGTGATGGTGTGGCGGGTAGGGACGGGCGGTAGTAGGATACCCTGGATCAAAGAGGTGATGTCGATGACGGCAGTTCCAAAGCGAGCCTTGCCCCAGAAAGGTTGCATCCGGAGGCAAGTAAAGAAGAGGTGTGTTGCGTTCTACAAGGTGTCGGGGCAGAAGGGGCAGACCTACATGCTAAGGTCGCCGTGGTGGAACAGGAAGTCTCGGGTGCACGTGTTCCCATGCTGAAGGATCTAGAAGAATACCTTGACCTCAATGGGTGCAAAGTTATCCCAATTGACATCCGAGTGCAGCACCACGCACCATGAGCGCTTGAGCATGGCATACACTCTCCAATAAATCCACAAATCCATGGGTTAGCAGAATGTacctgtcgttgtcaagatcagcggatcaagacttagactagtaaatttcttttatgcgcgtaagcctcaggtggttgcgtgggagacacgggtttagactggttcgggcaaaggaagccctacgtctagtatcgaggatgttcgtgttgcccacgcgggggttctgtagtaggggttacaggttgacgagagagggactggtcccaagtctctttggtgcTCGCGTTCTCAGGGAGAGTTGTTGTGTGCTATCGCTTGTGGGAGAGGAAGCCGATCCCCTCTCCAGCCtcgggttcctccttttatatcgcaagggggtggccggagttacagttggAATCGAGTaaagaggactgtaaagagtaaagcgtagtatggtaaaaagcacggcaggaaggaggagcaagatccTAGGTGTCCGACGCCTCTGCCGGCCCTGGACACGCGCCGGcgcgcatgccggagggggagatCGCCGTGTGCCAAGTGTTGTTGCTCCCTGCAGATAGCTTCTTCGATGCTCGTAGGcgtcagatcatgatgagggcgttccgtcgttatcccagcgtccgttagggaggacggtggatgcggATACTCAGGCAATGGCTGCTGAGAGGGAGAGCGTCACATCCGTGCTGCTGGGCACGCGGGACCCGGgggtgcgcggggcccgaggacaagCCGCTCTCCCCTgtgctccggccggcgcaggccatgagtaccctgcggcgaatgggagccggccgccggcactgtagcctgcacagagcggtcgtgcacgggtacttgtgtTGGGTTGCGTggggggcgcggtcgccctgccctccgccagacctgcggcgcatttatggcgaggccgacggggggacccacaggattttgtctgtcttgcccatCGGGACCGTATCCGAGGGGGGCGCCTCCCCTgggggccccagcgcgcccgaccccttcacttggggtcggacgaggcagaactccgtggcgaggggtcgggcgcccccgaccccggggtcgcagTCGGGCAAGGTGGAAActttgcggaggggggtcggacgttcTCGATCCTGGCACCTTGGTTGGGCCAGACgcctaggtgggcccgggcctccgTGTCTTCTTCCTTAAGTGGTGTTTTAGGGGagcgttaatatttccccccaacagtagcccccgagcctgtggtggagcaggagtgctcctccggaggcttcttttgCTGTTTTGCCGCAGGTTCTGTGTTGTGGTGCGCTTGCTTTATTTCAGCCTGGCTGGGGGAAACCTTTGATTTGTGACCACACGTGTGGTAGTTGGTTGCGagactagcccccgagcttctgctcgttgcaggaaaccgatcgggaggctaggtcgactttttgatcgctgcccctcaagcgtccgttcgctaggacggagggtttgagccgggccacgttatccgcgttggacgaaccgtggtgctcttttgagctgcaaacgggtaagttcgagtggagtcccggtccccgttcgggggggtccggctcgggccaagctggtggcgtactccaatttcccgccggccagttcatatagttcccagacccgttcgaccggatctggggtctcgttgcctttccccgtggaaaaaccatgaactttatatcgggcgggactcgaacgtgaggttggggcgcccttggctttcgctcgcctgggtattggccgctagcggacccgtcccttctcaccccttgctcgggggatgtcctgaggcagctgtcgaacccgtgttgggccagctttcgaacctctggaccgtaatgggccgtaggggcattttcagccccgtatccctttcttacctccctgtgggccttaggccggagcggagcggttgttgcgcctgggccgaacgtggggggcgtcgtgggcgcgttacccgggaagtggagttatggaagcACCGTCCCACGaatcgaggaagataggatgttttcgcggccgatcgtgcgcacggttttcgaaaaggaaacgggtgtgacaggggcgtacctggcgccgcatttatggcggccggggcgtcgatttggcttccccggtaccCTTCTTATAAAAGTAGGAGCCCACCGCGCcggttcctctctcctctcgcaTTCGAGCCTTCTTGCCTCCTACTCAGTTCATCCACGCTCTCCTCGTTTCCTTCGCTCCAAGCCGCGCGCTCTTCTTCCAtctccgtcgatctcctccttCCCCCGGCGATGGCTTCCTGGGGAGTTTCTCACTTCACCTCCTCTCACGCCGAGGGCCTGGTACGGAAggggctcctctgcgagaggacggaggcgggcgagtgggagctgccagGGCCGGAGCAGGTTCTGTCGCCTCCCGCCGgttacgtcgtctccttcgctcacttccatgagcggggaTTCGCTTCTCctccgagccgcttcttccgcggactcctccaccactacgggcttgagctccagcacctcaaccccaacgggatccagcacatcgcggcgttcgtcgcgctgtgcgagggattcctgggcatcgagccccacttcgcgctgtggaagtactttttcacagtgagcctgtaccagaagacggggaaggccgggagccagcagcggtcgcctccggtgccgatcgggtgcgccgggatccatctccgtcacactcgctccaaggagtacatgacggtgaagacctcggtgtcccacaaaggggtggcacaatcagtggttctacgtgaagaactacccggactcccccctgccggctttcaccggccgcaccatcgacgcggcgcccgaggtatgggcgtacgggccggtggagaaggagaagaagcggttctctgacttgctgcaggccatcgagcagctCAAGAGGAgtgggctcaccggcgccggggtcatcggcgcgtaccacgcccggcgggtggcgccgctgatgctccgggcccggccgcttgg
This genomic window from Setaria viridis chromosome 8, Setaria_viridis_v4.0, whole genome shotgun sequence contains:
- the LOC117866440 gene encoding protein LIFEGUARD 2, which gives rise to MSKPQDADLEAGVPAGAAATAAAAAEAEKAKAPAPAAAVEAKKVAEEEDPRLRWAFVRKVYAILSLQFAVTAAVSVAACLVRAVPRFFTSGPPAAVWPVFIVILVSPLVVMFPMMKYREKHPRNLVLLGVFTLCCSLSIAVTTSSSVGRVVLQSAILTAAAVLGLTLFTFWAVKKGYDFTFMFPFLFTCLNVLLVYLIIQVFFPLGRVGITIYGFLGTIVFSGFIIFDTHMLLKRHTYNEYVVAAISLYLDVINLFMAQMSLSFQ